In Kineococcus endophyticus, the DNA window CGGCTCGTTGAGCGGGTTCGACCGTGAGCTGGGCGCCCACGGGCTGATCTTCAAGCGCAACCAGGCGTCCACCGGCCGTGTCAGCGGCTACTCCTACGGTCTGCTCGGCCACGTCGACGCCCAGGGGGGGCAGGTCTGGTTCAAGGGTTCGCAGCTCGGCAAGGACTTCAGCTGGGCGGCCACCCAACGCCAGCTTCATGAGCGTGGGGAACAGCCGCACCGCCCCGCTCAGAGCACGCAAGAGCGGCCCGTCCAGGAGCCGCCCGCCGAGCGCGCCCGTCCGGCGGAGCAACCAGCCCCCGCCGAGCGATCCAACGCCACAGAAGACGCCGTACGTCGCGTGATGGACCGCCTGCGCGGTCGTCGGAACGGTCGAGAAGGGCAGGGGATGGAGCGATGAGCAACCACCAGTGGGGACCGCAGGGGTACGCCTACCCAGGTCAGGAGGTCCGCCGCTCTCCTCGGCTGGAGCCGACCACCTGGCGGCTCGTCCTCATCTACAGCGCCACCCTCATCCCCCTGGCCGGGCTGACCGGCTCCCCGAGCCTGAGCGTCTTCATCGTCAGCTACTACCTGCTGCCGTTGACCGGGTGGGCCGTGTTCCCCCTCCTCTTGGGGGTCATTGCCGGGTGCTGGCACCGGTACCGCCGCCGCTACGTGCCTTTGCGCAGGCTGGCGACCCGCCGCGGCATCCTGCTAGGGCCAGCGGGCGCGATCGCCTACATCGCCGGCTACACCCTGGTGGGTCTGCCGTGGAGCGAGTACGGGCAGTGGGTACGCCGTGGACGGTCGCAGCGTCGGAGCGCCTCGACGCCGCTGTCCGCCACCGCTCAACCGACCTCCTCGGCGGCGCAGACCCCAGGGCCTGCTCTGGCACGAGTGCGAGCGTTGGCCGCCGAGGAGCACGGACGAGCGGGTGCCCACATGGGCTGGTCAGCAGGCCGCTACCTCTCGGCCAACCCGCGCGGCGGGGTCCTGGTCATCGGGCCGCCCGGCTCAGGCAAGACGTCGGCCTTCCTCATCCCCTCGGTCATCGTCGCGCCCGGTGCGTGCGTTGCCTCCTCCATCAAGGGCGACGTCATGGAGGCCACCGCCCCCGCCCGCGCGCAGTTGGGCACCGTGTGGCACTTCGACCCGGGCGGCGACGTCAGCGCCGCTCCCGGGGTACGTACCGTCCGCTGGTCCCCGTTGGTCTCCATCCAGAGCTGGGAAGATGCCCGCCGCATGGCCGACCGCATGGCGGCCGCCATGCGCCCCGAGGGAGGCGAAGGCAACGGCGCGCACTTCACCGACCGCGCCCGCGACTGGCTGGAAGTCCTGCTCTACGCCGCCGTCATCGGCGGGGAGTACATCGGCACGGTGGCCGACTGGGCCGCCACCGCGACCGACATGGACAAGGACGGCACCGTCGAGACCGTCCTGAGCCACCTGGAGAGGTCCGCGGCCAGCGGCGACCAGGGCGCGCGCATCGCCAGCACCCAACTGCAAGGTCTGCTGGCGATCGACGACCGAGAACGCTCCGGCGTCCTGTCCAGCCTCCAGCGGATGCTGCGCCTGTACGGGTCGGTGGCCGCCCGCGACCTGGGCCGGTCCCCGAACTTCGACCCGGCTCGCTTCGTGCGCAGCCGCTCCACGCTCTACATCACCGCTAGCCCGGACAAACAGCAGGCGTACGCGCCCCTTCTTGCCAGCTTGCTGGAGGAGATTCGCTTCGCCACCTACGCCCGGCACCGCGCCGAAGAGGTCGGCAAGGAGCGCAAGCACTTCCATGTCACCTTTGTCCTGGACGAGGCCAACAACACCGCACCCATCCCGCTCCCGGCCATCATCAGCGAGGCCGGCGGGCAGTCATTGCATGTCGTCGTGGGCATTCAGGACCTCTCCCGAGCCCGTAGCCGGTGGGGTAGGGACGCCGATGGATTCCTGACCTTGTTCCCGTCAAAGATTATTCTTCCAGGCTGCGTCGAGCCCTACACGCTCGACGCCTTGAGTAATGCTGCGGGTGAGTACGACCGCGAGATGGTCAGCTACAGCGAGAGCGTAACGCCACTCAAGACCTTCCCTTGGGCAGTTCGACAGCAGAACCCCACTTATTCGACGCAGCGTCAGCGAGTTCTGCACCAAGGAGATATCGCCAACATTCCCAAGGGTAAAGCTCTGCGCTTTGAGGGTGCGCGGTGGGCTTTGGTTGAAGCTGGAATGCACTGGCAGCATCCTGTGTGGCGTTCAGCGATGGGTAAACAATGACGGCGGGGGCGGATATGAAACAGCTTTTGGGTGACATTATTGGCGAGAGGTTTTCCGAGCGTTTTAGGCGCATCGTGGAAGAGGCGCGAGAGAATGGCGACCGCCTGCCTTTCGCGAAAATCACTAGCGACTTGAAAACCTACTATGGCGTAGAAGTTTCTCCCCAGCACCTTAGTCGCTTCATGCTGGGGCAGTCGTCAAATCCGACATTCGCTCTAGTCGCTTCTTTGGCCGATTATTTCTCCGTTCCGGTGGACTACTTCACCACGGAGGATGAGGGAAAAATTGCCCAGGCTCACGCAAGAAGTCAGAAGGCGACCCATCAAC includes these proteins:
- a CDS encoding type IV secretory system conjugative DNA transfer family protein — translated: MSNHQWGPQGYAYPGQEVRRSPRLEPTTWRLVLIYSATLIPLAGLTGSPSLSVFIVSYYLLPLTGWAVFPLLLGVIAGCWHRYRRRYVPLRRLATRRGILLGPAGAIAYIAGYTLVGLPWSEYGQWVRRGRSQRRSASTPLSATAQPTSSAAQTPGPALARVRALAAEEHGRAGAHMGWSAGRYLSANPRGGVLVIGPPGSGKTSAFLIPSVIVAPGACVASSIKGDVMEATAPARAQLGTVWHFDPGGDVSAAPGVRTVRWSPLVSIQSWEDARRMADRMAAAMRPEGGEGNGAHFTDRARDWLEVLLYAAVIGGEYIGTVADWAATATDMDKDGTVETVLSHLERSAASGDQGARIASTQLQGLLAIDDRERSGVLSSLQRMLRLYGSVAARDLGRSPNFDPARFVRSRSTLYITASPDKQQAYAPLLASLLEEIRFATYARHRAEEVGKERKHFHVTFVLDEANNTAPIPLPAIISEAGGQSLHVVVGIQDLSRARSRWGRDADGFLTLFPSKIILPGCVEPYTLDALSNAAGEYDREMVSYSESVTPLKTFPWAVRQQNPTYSTQRQRVLHQGDIANIPKGKALRFEGARWALVEAGMHWQHPVWRSAMGKQ